From Solwaraspora sp. WMMD1047, the proteins below share one genomic window:
- a CDS encoding CU044_2847 family protein: protein MSDVAALVRPVRFGDVELQVEATRVVTVGDEPTATPSERIVSAYEDAEAAILGVASSVAATIGRMGEAARRPREVQVQFGLSVSVEGTVLVVKGTTGATLAVTLTYDAAR, encoded by the coding sequence ATGAGTGATGTCGCGGCGCTGGTGCGGCCGGTGCGGTTCGGTGATGTCGAGCTCCAGGTCGAGGCCACCCGGGTGGTGACGGTGGGCGACGAACCGACCGCTACGCCGTCGGAGCGGATCGTCTCCGCGTACGAGGACGCGGAGGCCGCGATCCTGGGGGTCGCCTCGTCGGTGGCGGCGACGATCGGCCGGATGGGGGAGGCGGCCCGGCGACCGCGTGAGGTGCAGGTGCAGTTCGGGCTGAGTGTCTCGGTCGAGGGCACGGTGCTGGTGGTGAAGGGGACGACGGGCGCGACGCTCGCGGTCACGCTGACCTATGACGCGGCCCGCTGA
- a CDS encoding GntR family transcriptional regulator has product MIVIDAASPTPPYEQLRVQLARQIQDRTLAVGTRLPTIRRLAADLGLAVNTVGRAYRELEEAGLIETRGRAGSFVTAAGEQALEQAHRAARDYAAVITSVGIDPTEAIRIVQVALGQPSTP; this is encoded by the coding sequence ATGATCGTCATCGACGCCGCCTCGCCGACGCCGCCGTACGAGCAGCTCCGGGTCCAGCTCGCCCGGCAGATCCAGGACCGCACGCTCGCCGTCGGCACCCGGCTGCCGACGATCCGCCGGCTCGCCGCCGACCTCGGCCTGGCGGTGAACACGGTCGGCCGGGCCTACCGGGAGTTGGAGGAGGCCGGGCTGATCGAGACCCGGGGCCGGGCCGGCTCGTTCGTCACCGCCGCCGGTGAGCAGGCCCTGGAGCAGGCCCACCGCGCCGCCCGCGACTACGCGGCGGTCATCACCAGCGTCGGCATCGACCCCACCGAGGCCATCCGGATCGTCCAGGTCGCCCTGGGCCAACCGTCGACCCCCTGA
- a CDS encoding type II toxin-antitoxin system PemK/MazF family toxin, which yields MRRGQIWTLLRGGSQYRVLVISNDEYNSVEELAIWALTVVREVPHPNHLVVRLAGDDPLAGAFVRIHSVVQILDRSALRDNHGFVSHATLNAVEDALREFLELP from the coding sequence GTGAGGCGGGGACAGATCTGGACGCTGTTGCGTGGTGGCAGTCAGTACCGGGTACTGGTCATCAGCAACGATGAGTACAACAGCGTCGAGGAGTTGGCGATCTGGGCACTCACCGTGGTACGCGAGGTCCCGCACCCCAACCACCTGGTGGTTCGGCTCGCCGGCGACGATCCGCTCGCCGGCGCGTTCGTCAGGATCCACAGCGTCGTTCAGATCCTGGACCGCAGCGCGTTGCGGGACAACCACGGATTCGTCTCGCATGCGACGTTGAACGCGGTGGAGGACGCACTCCGAGAGTTCCTGGAGTTGCCGTGA